The genomic interval TCATCATCCTACCTAAATGGTTACTAAAAGAAGACCCGGAGGTAGTTTCTATAACTACCTGATTAAATATTTCATTAATATGATTCCTGCGCTTAATGTAAATTTCCTCTCTGTATCCTTCAGGTTCTAAGCCATGACGGCAGGCTATTACCGGATCCCCTTCCATAATCAGTAGGGCTTCAGCTTGATTGCCGACAGCTTCAGTGATTTGTCCCAGCTTATCCGGTAAATTGGTAGTTATATTGCCCCTGCGGGCTGTAGGTATCTTATTCTTTAGCTCTTCTAATCCTTTTTTTTGTACTGCCACTGTAGGTATAACAGGGACACCTAACAGTTTCTCCAAGTATTCTATATTAATCTTAAGGCCCTGTTTGTTAGCTTCATCTACCATGTTCAAAGCAATTATTACGGGTATCCCGGTATCTATAATTTGCTGGGTTAGAAACAAATCTCTATCCAAGTGAACAGCGTTTACTACATTAACAACAATGTCTGCAGAAAGAATAATATCCCTTGATATACGTTCTTCATCGTTAAAGGAGGAAATTCCGTAAACCCCGGGTGTATCTATAACGAAACTGTCTCCTAGACGTCCGGTGGAAATTTCTAATGTTGTTCCGGGATAATTTGAAACATCCACATACATCCCGGTTAAAAAATTAAAGACCACCGATTTACCGGCATTTGGATTACCTGCCAGAACAATTTTCCTGGAACCGGGTGGTAATTCGAGCTTGGAAACAGTATTGTGACAATCTGACATTTTCCCCCTCCTATTCTATGTATTATTAGTTTAAAGCAATGTTAATTTGACTGGCTAACATTCTACCGAAGGCAATTTCCTGTTTGTTTTTTCTAATTATAATCGGCCCGGCAGGTATTATCTCAGCACAGCTAATTACTTCACCTTCAACAATTCCTAAACGAATAGCCTGGGCACGAATATCTGAACTGGGAATCGAAATAATTTTACAACTTTGTCCTCTTTTAATCTTATCTAATGTCATTTTTGCAACCTCCCCGTTAATGAAATTCATTATCGTTAACTAATTAAAAAAAATAGAACCTTCATAATGATAATGATTATCATTTTTCTTAATTATATTTTAGTCTTTGTGCGTAAGTATGTCAATAGTTTTAATCATTTAAACCAAAAAATGTTTCACGGAGCTTGTATAAGCAAGCTCCGTAAAAGTTTCTTATAATTAGTATTTCCAGGAATTTATGACTGGTTATGTCTTTGGGATAATCAAATATTAGGATTACATAGACTTCAGCTTTGATGCCATAAATTCCGTCAATTACTAGTGCTTTCGGTTGTTTCGAAAGCAGTATAAGGCGGCTTTCTTGCTTTTTTTAGCAGTTACCATCTGAGCTGCTGCTACTGCTGCTGCCGGTGCTGCAGCTGCCGTCAGAACTTTCCGAGATTTCTTGTTCAGCTTCCTTTTCCTTGTCAATACTTTGTTTTAGTTCATTTTCTCTCTTGGCAAAGAATTTAAAGCTCATTATTTCACCTCCCGGTTAAGTATTCATTAATATTCTTTCCACCTACAGATTTAAATAACCTTAATAAGGAACATTATTTCAATAAAAATACAGGAAACCTGATCGTTTCCTGTATTTGACAGAGCAGCTTATTAAGAATTCATGTACTTGTTTCATTTTCTTTAACCTTATTTATAAACTGATGAGTGGCTTTCCGGCAATTATCTACCAAAATTTTTATTTCTTCCGGGGTAGCATTATCAATATGTATTCCCGCAGTCAGCACCACTGTTTGCCGAAGTTTTTTTGCAATTTCTTCGGCTATTGGCTTGGCTATCTCATCTTCTCTATGACCTAATCTGGGGACAACTGTACTATTGCACTTAACCTTAGGACCATTAATGGAATCCGGACGAAGATTTGTTAAAACTACAGCTCCAACGTGAGGTTTTTCTCCTCCTAGTAGCTGTATTATTAGTCCATCTGCTGTAACGGTCCCGCTTAACCAAACGGTGTACTTCCCTTCACCTGTATGCAGCTCTATTTGTTTAAACATTTCCTCACCTTATAAATATGATTTTTCTTTAATCCCTGTAGCTCCGGCTCTTGATCCAGCCCCTTATACTGAATTAATACTTTAAAATAACGTCCCATTCCCTCGGGCATAATTAACTGCTTAATCGCCAGAGTTTGGTGCAGTTTTTGCTTATCAAAAGTAAAATCATCTTGTTCCTCTAAAACATCTAAAATTCCCATATTTATCAGAAAATCAGCTTGGGTGATCGTTTTTGTATTAACAAGTCCTGCTTTTTCTCCCCACAGCTCCAGTGCAGTAAAGTTAACATTTGAAGTAATATCCTGCTCACCAATGTGCTGGTAAGGATTATCATTTAAGGTATGTTTTCGAAAACAGCGCAAGGTTCCGTCAAAGCGGGACTGACTGTATAATAGTTCGGCTTCTAAACCGTAATCTATTGTAAAAATAAAGCCTTTGTTCAGGCAGGAAGCCTGTTTCTTCAACCAATAAAGGGCGTTTAAATTTACTTCCGCT from Desulfolucanica intricata carries:
- a CDS encoding FeoA family protein yields the protein MTLDKIKRGQSCKIISIPSSDIRAQAIRLGIVEGEVISCAEIIPAGPIIIRKNKQEIAFGRMLASQINIALN